In Zobellia roscoffensis, the following are encoded in one genomic region:
- a CDS encoding alpha/beta fold hydrolase — protein sequence MEKHKRGRKVALRLTVFTIISLLFYACASVPKLSDKTELLIKTVMHEPVPEMITGKTGYVISDGWKVWYESIPSKAPKKGTVLLVMGAANDALSWPPSFISKFTDAGYEVIRYDHRGTGLTERLKNTDKEYTLNQMAHDPIAILNGLNIDKAHIIGVSMGGMISQIATIQNEKRFGSLTSIMSTGNLLDSSLPTPSPEILSKMISAVIKYGIIGGKKSQIKLQFVHKRILMGEATGDISSKPIAEAALYNLKKRNGYHFIAGKQHQQAIETAKSRYDALSKLKLPVLIIHGEQDPVIPIEHGKKLISLIPNVDSLWVDNMGHDLPDAKMGLISTKILETIEETRP from the coding sequence ATGGAAAAGCATAAAAGAGGAAGGAAAGTAGCTTTACGATTGACAGTTTTTACTATAATTTCACTTCTCTTTTATGCCTGTGCATCGGTACCAAAACTATCTGATAAAACAGAATTACTCATCAAAACGGTAATGCATGAGCCTGTACCTGAAATGATAACAGGTAAAACCGGTTATGTCATTTCTGATGGCTGGAAAGTTTGGTACGAAAGTATTCCTTCTAAAGCACCTAAAAAAGGCACCGTTCTTTTAGTGATGGGTGCCGCAAACGATGCACTGAGCTGGCCTCCTAGTTTTATTTCAAAATTTACAGATGCGGGATACGAAGTTATACGTTATGACCATAGAGGCACCGGGCTGACCGAACGTTTAAAAAACACGGATAAAGAGTACACTTTGAACCAAATGGCCCATGACCCCATTGCTATTCTAAACGGATTAAATATTGATAAAGCCCACATCATTGGGGTTTCCATGGGAGGTATGATTTCGCAGATTGCTACTATCCAAAATGAAAAACGATTTGGAAGTCTTACCTCAATCATGTCTACAGGTAATCTTTTAGACTCCTCGTTACCCACTCCATCACCAGAAATCCTGTCAAAAATGATAAGTGCCGTTATTAAATACGGTATTATTGGAGGCAAGAAAAGTCAAATTAAACTTCAATTCGTTCATAAGCGCATTTTAATGGGCGAAGCTACAGGAGATATTTCAAGCAAACCTATTGCCGAAGCAGCATTGTATAACTTAAAAAAGCGCAACGGGTATCATTTTATCGCTGGCAAGCAGCATCAACAGGCCATAGAAACAGCTAAATCAAGATATGATGCACTGTCAAAATTGAAATTACCTGTACTTATAATTCATGGAGAGCAAGATCCTGTTATTCCTATTGAACATGGAAAAAAATTGATATCTCTTATCCCTAATGTAGATAGTTTGTGGGTAGACAACATGGGTCATGATTTGCCCGATGCAAAAATGGGCCTTATTAGTACCAAAATTTTGGAAACGATTGAAGAAACCAGACCTTAA